The region TCAAACGCCGATTATGCTGGCAAAATCACTTCGTTGTATACCCGAGGTGTACTGCTTACCATTCAACCATAACCCAAAAAATGGAGGAGGAAAAAATGCGAGCATTGGAACACCTGGAAAAACTTTTCAGTGAAGGCAAGATCAGCAGGCGGCAATTCATGGCCCAGATGACGGCCCTGGGCCTGACGGCGGCTATGTCGCCCGTCCTGATGGCGCGGAAGGCCGAAGCGGCCACACCCAAGAAGGGGGGGCATTTTGTCCAGGCCCAGACCGGAGGGTCCACCACCGACAGCCTGGATCCGGCCACCCACACCTCCAGCTGGAACATCAATGTCGAGCTGCAGCTGCGGGATACCCTGGCGGAGATCAACAGCAAACTGGAGCCCATTCCCTGCCTGGCTGAGAGCTGGGAGTCGAGCCCGGATGCCAAGAAGTGGATCTTCAACCTGCGCAAGGGGGTCGAGTTCAGCGACGGGAAATCACTCACCGCCGAGGACGTGATCTACACCATGAATCACCATCGGGGCGAGGATTCCAAGTCCGGCGCCAAGCCCTATGTGAAGCCGATCACCAGCCTCAAGGCCGACGGCAAGAATCGCGTGGTTTTCGAGCTGGAGTCCGGCATCGCCGACTTTCCCTTTTACATGGCCGACTACCACCTGGCGATTTTCAAAGCCGGCACCAAGGGCAAGGAGTTTGAAAAGGGCATCGGCACGGCGGGCTTCGTGCTCGAGGAATGGGAGCCGGGGGTCACCGCACTTACCAAGCGCAATCCCAACAGCTGGAAGGCCGACCGCATCTATTTCGACAGCGTCGAGACCCTCAGCATCAACGATGTCAACGCCCGCACCAACGCCCTCAAGACCGGCCAGATCCAATTTATGGACCGCTGCGAGCGTAAGACCGTGCACCTTCTGGAACGCTCCAAGGGCATCGAGATCAGCGCCATTACCGCCACGTTTCACTACACCATGCCCATGCTGGTCGATATGAAACCGTATGACGACAACAACGTCCGCCTGGGGTTGAAGTACGCCGTCGACCG is a window of Deltaproteobacteria bacterium DNA encoding:
- a CDS encoding ABC transporter substrate-binding protein, translating into MRALEHLEKLFSEGKISRRQFMAQMTALGLTAAMSPVLMARKAEAATPKKGGHFVQAQTGGSTTDSLDPATHTSSWNINVELQLRDTLAEINSKLEPIPCLAESWESSPDAKKWIFNLRKGVEFSDGKSLTAEDVIYTMNHHRGEDSKSGAKPYVKPITSLKADGKNRVVFELESGIADFPFYMADYHLAIFKAGTKGKEFEKGIGTAGFVLEEWEPGVTALTKRNPNSWKADRIYFDSVETLSINDVNARTNALKTGQIQFMDRCERKTVHLLERSKGIEISAITATFHYTMPMLVDMKPYDDNNVRLGLKYAVDRDELVKRILNGYGEVGNDHPIAPVNRYYAKDLPQRKYDPDKAKFYLKKAGMENHEFKLHTAEAAFQGADDAAILYQEHAKKAGINIKVVREPSDGYWSNVWTKKEWCMCYWSGRPTEDLMFSIAYEGGAPWNDTHWNNKKFNELLVEARAELDTKKRRQQYYDMQEICSNQGGTVVPMFAQIVEGLSEKIGHGTISGHMEADGQRNAERWWFK